The Terriglobus roseus sequence GGCCCTTCGCTCCAGACATGTACAAGATCGTGCCGACGGCGCAGACTTTGCACGATGCTCTGACGTTGATCGATCTGCTGGAGAAGCACGGCGGCAACGGAGACCTGGTTGCCATGAGCATGGGATTCAAGGGCGTGCTGACGCGTGTTCTTGGACCGCGCTTCGGATCGGTTTTTACCTTCGCTTCTGCGGATGGCCACGGCGGCACGGCGCCGGGACAGGTCAGCCTGAGTGTTCTGCGGGATCTTTACCGCGTCGAGAAGATCTCTTCTGAGACGGCGATCTACGCGGTCGCTGGCCAGCCCATCACCGGATCGATGTCACCGCGCATGCACAACACGGCTCTAGCGGACGCCGACATGGATGCTGTGTACCTGCCGCTGGAGACAAGCGACGCCGCAGAGTTGCATGACGTCGTGGTACGGCTCGATATCCACGGCCTGAGTATCACCATGCCGCTGAAAGAAGCTGTAATGCCGTTGCTGGCTTTCCGTGACACGACGGTTGAGCAGGCCGGCGCGTGCAACACCCTTCTGCGGCATCGCGATGGCAAGCTGGCCGGTTTCAATACGGATGTTGGCGGCATCGTCGGTCCGCTTGCGCGACGCATCCAGCTGGAGGGCGCTCGCATACTGGTGCTGGGCGCCGGCGGCGCCGCGCGGGCGGCAGTCTTCGGTTTGAAGGAGCGCGGTGCAGAGGTGTGGCTGCTGAACCGGACGACGAGCCGGGCAGAGATGCTGGGGGCGGAGTCGGGCTCGCACGTTCAGACACGGGAAACGCTTGCGCAGACCCATTTCGATGCCATCATCAACAGCACACCGTACGGCATGCGCAGTCAGACCTTGGACGCGCCCATCACAGAGGCAGAGATGAACTGCCGTGTCTTCTTCGACCTTGTCTATAACCCGATCGAGACGCCGCTGATCTCTGCAGCGCGCACCCGTGGCATCGATATCATTCCGGGCATCGCCATGTTTGTGGAGCAGGGTGTGCGGCAGTTCGAACTCTGGACCGAGCACACAGCGCCGGAAGGCGAGATGATGCGCGTTGTGCGGGAAGCGCTGGGCGCGTAACTGTGACCAGCCTTTTAGGGATCGCAATCACCGCTTAGCGTCCACACCCGGGTCATCCCTCAACGCAGTGGATTCATACGGCACACTCTTGCCAGAGCGATGTTCGTGGAATCGATGCAGCTTGCCGCGAGCCAATGCGGGCCGGTATCGTCAAACGGGTATGCGTGCCCTTCGTCTTCTGATTGCTCTGCTTGCCCTTGGCGGGCTTGTCGTCTCCGTGCTGGCCTTGCGCGTCCACCTGCAGGACCCCGGTGCAGCGCCGCCGTGTGCCGTCAGCGAACACTGGGACTGCGGTGCGGTGAATCACTCGCGCTTCGCCGTCTTTCCGCCACGCGGCTTTGACGAAGATCTGAACAGCAAGGGGCATCTACCCGTAGCGGTCGGAGGCATCGCAGGCTATGCCGCGATTGTGTTGCTGGCTCTGTTCAAGCTGGACTTCCTGACCTTCGAGGTGAGTCAGATCGGCTTCTTCCTGGCGCTGATCCTCACATTTCTCGAGAAGTACATTCTTGAGAAGTGGTGCATCTACTGCGTCTGGTCGCAGTGCATCCTTGCGGTCCTGCTGCTGCTTTCCAGTCTCAACCTGTGGATGAGCCGGAAACGCGACGCTCGCGAAGGCCTGCACATTCGAGCGATCTGAAAACCGATCGTACGCTTAGAATCGGCGCATGGGATGGCTCGAAGTTCTTGCAATGTTGAAGCGGCTGCTGCCGCTTCTGAACCGTATCGCGCCGATGCTTGAGAGCTATGTGGGCGGACGGATCGCCGGTCGTGATGATACGGCCGCTCTGGAGCGGATCTCGACCGATCTGAAGCAGCACCTGATCGCAACGGCGGCTGCAAGCCGTTCAGAGACCGAGACCGAGCTTGCACAACAGACGGCAATTCTGCGTGAGCTGACGGAGGAAGTTCGTCGGCTGAAAGCGTCTGGCGATGAGCGCGCATCGCAGCTTGCGGGTCTGCAGCAGCAGCTTGTGGCAACACACACGATGGTGCGCTTGCTGGCTGCAGGGATGTTACTGATCCTGGTTGTCGTGATCGTAATGCTCTTCCGGCGCTGATGTCGAAACCGATCCTGCAGCCGATCACGGGGTTTCACAAGGACACGCACGGCCACTGGGTCGCTGAGCTTGCCTGCGGGCACGCACAACATGTGCGGCACGATCCGCCGTGGCAGTTACGACCATGGGTGCTTACACAAGAAGGCAGAGCGGGGATGCTGGGTTACAGGCTGGGCTGCGTAGCCTGCGTCGCAGATTCGCTCGCATAACGCGCAATTGCAGCCGAAGGCACAGCGAGTAGCTGGCTAACCAGCCCGGTCAGACGCTGCAGATCAGGCATCAATTGCTCTGCAAGTTCGCGCGCGCCAACTTCGTCCCCTTCCTGTTGCGCCAGGAAGACGAGATTGGTCAGGCTCTGAAGCGGATTGTTGATCTTGTGTGCGAGCCCGTCGGCCATGGATGCAGCGGCAGCACGGCGAGCCTGCTGCAGTAGCTTCGTCTGCTGGCGCTGGTGGCGGTGAGCCATGGCTGCGAAGTCGGCGAGCGTCGTCATCACGCGCAGGTCGTTACGGTCGAAGGCCTCTGTGCGCCTGTGTGCCATCACGTAGATGGTCCCGCGCGTGTCTTCTGTGTGCCAGGGCAGCAGCAGTCCGTCCGTCACGGGAGGTGCTTCTACGCCCAGGATGTCAAAGAACCGCTTGCCGACGCGGAAGAGCTGCGGCTGGCCGCGCTCCAGGCAGATGCCGCAGGCGCTGGGATACTGCGGCAGCATGGCATCCAAGAAGCCCGCATACACGCCTTCCGCCGCAATCCAGTGATAGTAGTTGTCCTTCGTGCCACCCTCGCGCTCCACGCTGATACCCGCACTGTCGGCTCCGCACAGCTCCACCGCAACGTGCACAAGTTCCTGCAGGATGGTCTCGGGATTCTCAACGAAGGCGCGGCTGAGCCGCTGCAGGCCAAGAACCTGCCGTGCATCGTCACGACCCTGGATCCGTCGCGCCTCAAATTCGGCGTTTCCGATCAGGTCAAAGACCTCAAGACCGGTTTCCTCAGTGAAGGAAGCGTTCTCGACCACTGTCTGTCTCCGTTGGTTCCGTGGGGGTAAGGGGGATGGTACGGGACGCTCAGACGGGAACATCGACTGGCTGCGAACTTCTTCTAGTTTGGCACCGGGAGAATCTGACTTCAAGCAAATACTGAACGTAATCGGACATTCTTCCCGACCATTCCCGGGGGCGTAAAATGATGGTTATGGGAATCACGCGGCAACAGGCGCTGGACTGCTTCGCCAGCGACGATCTGATCGGCATTGGCATGGAGGCGGACGCGGTGCGTCGCCGTCTGCACCCCGAGGGCGTGGTCAGCTATATCATCGACCGCAACATCAATTACACCAACTTTTGCACGGAATACTGCACCTTCTGCGCCTTCTACCGGCCGCTAAAAGGCAAGCTGGCGGCGGAAGGCTACATCCTTGATTTCGAGACGATCTACGACAAGATTCGCGAAACCGAAGAGATGGGTGGCACCGGCGTCCTGATGCAGGGTGGCATCCACCCCGATCTGAAGATCGAATGGTTTGAATCTCTTTTCCGTGGCATCAAAGAACGCTTCCCAAACATCTGGTTGCACTGCCTGTCGGCGAGTGAAATCCTCGCGATTGCCGAATATTCCGAGATCAGCCTGCGCGACACCATCATGCGTCTCCGCGATGCCGGTCTGCAATCGATTCCCGGCGGCGGCGCGGAGATCCTCGACGATGACGTTCGCAAGCGCATCGCGCGCCTGAAGTGCCGCACACAGGATTGGGTGGACGTTCACAGGACCGCACACGAACTGGGCATGCGCACCACCGCCACCATGATGTTCGGCGTCGGCGAAACCATGGAGCAGCGTGTGAATCACTTTGAAGTGGTGAAGCAGCTGCAGGAAGAGACGGGTGGCTTCACCGCTTTCATCCCGTGGAGTTTTCAACCGGGCCATACGGCACTGGGCGGTCGCGGGTGGGATGAGGCTACGTCGGTCGAGTATCTGAAGACGCTGGCGATCAGCCGCATGTACCTCGACAATATCGAGAACGTGCAGAGTTCGTGGGTCACGCAGGGTCTCAAGGTGCTGCAGATGGGGCTACGCTTCGGCGGCAACGATGTCGGGTCCGTCATGTTGGAGGAAAACGTCGTCAAGGCAGCAGGCACCGCCAACTGCACCACCGAGGAAGAGCTGCGACGCATCATCCGCGACGCAGGGTTCAAGCCGGCTCAGCGGGACACGCTCTACCGAACAATGTTCCTCAACTAGTCATGATTGATCGCATTGATCATCTTGTTCTAACGGTCGCCGACATCCCGGCGACCGTCTCCTTTTACAAGCGCGCCCTAGAGTTCGAGGCGGTTGAGAAGGACGGTCGCTGGTCGCTGAAGTTTGGTCAGCAGAAGATCAACTTGCATCAGGTGGGCCACACCTTCGATCCCAAGGCGGCGCGGCCCACTCCTGGTTCGAGTGATCTTTGTTTCATTGCTGCTGTCCCTCTAGAGGTAGTCCAGCAGCGCTTTGCGATTGCGGGCATCGAAGTCGTGGAAGGTCCGGTGAGCCGGAACGGTGCGTTGGGGCCCATGAAGTCGATCTACTTCCGCGACCCGGATGGCAACCTGGTTGAAGTGGCGCAGTACGCCTAAAGACTGAACGACTACAATCTCGCCATGCGCTGTTCTTCACTGCTCCTGCCTGCCCTGCTCGGGTTATTCTCGCTCGCTGCGCCCGCCCTTGAGAAGCCATCTGCGGAGGAATTACACGCACGCCGCGTCGCCCTTGCCTCGAAGCTGAACGGCGGTGTTGCGATGTTCTTCGCGGCAGAGGAGCCGCTGCTGGACTTCACCCCCTTCCGTCAGGATTCGAGCTTCTACTACCTGACCGGCTGGACGGAACCCGGTGCAGCGCTTTTGATCGAGGCTGCGCTGCCTGAGGCGGGCAATGCCACGACCGGCGTGCAGCCTGCCGAGGCCTATCGCGAAATCCTGTTCCTGCCCACGCGAAACCTGCGCATGGAAGGCTATACCGGCCGCAAGCTGGACAACACCGATCCCAACGCAGCCAAGGCCGCCGGTGTGGATGAGGTGCGGCCCATGTCGCAGTTGGTTGCCGAACTCGATCGCGTGACCCATGGGGACGTTCAGCATAACTATGGCCGACGTGCCGGCTTGATCTATGGCGACCCCACGGTGCCGCAGGCCACCGCGACCATGACGCTGCTATCGCAAAGCCTGGGCATGGGCACCACGCTGCCTCTTCACGACGTCCTGTCGCCGCTGATGCTGGAGCGGCAGACCAAGTCTGCCTTTGAGCTTGGTCTGTTGCAGAAGGCTGCCGACGCGTCTGTCGCGGCGCATCGCGAAGCCATGAAGAACATCAAGCCCAACCTTGGCGAGAATGTTATCGAGGGCCAGTTCTATGCGAAGGTGCGCGCCCAGGGTTGCGAACGCACCTCCTACGCTTCGATCGTCGGGTCGGGGCCGTTCTCGACGCAACTGCATTATTCCGACGACAACCGTGTCATGCGAAAGGGTGATCTTGTTGTGATCGACGCCGGCTGCGAGTACAGCATGTACGCCGCGGATATCACGCGAACGATGCCGGTGGACGGTCACTTCACAGCCCGGCAGCGCGAAATTTACAACATCGTTCTGGGTGCGCAGCAGGCGGCTCAGGCGGCATTCGTCAGCGGCAAATCGACACCAGGAACCCTCGCTCAGCGCACTGGACCGGACAACACATCGCTCGACCGCGCGGCATTCGAGTACATCAATACGCACGGCAAGGACCTAAACGGCGAACCTCTGGGTAAGTACTTCATCCACGGCCTCGGCCACAGCGTCGGCATCGATGTGCATGACGGCATGCTCGGCGCAAAGGTGCTCGGTCCCGGCGATGTCATCACGATCGAACCCGGCATCTACATCCCGGAAGAAAACCTCGGCGTGCGCATCGAAGACACCTTCTACGTCGATGCCAACGGCAAGCTGGTCAACATGAGCGCCAATCTCCCCCACACGCCCGAAGAGGTAGAAGCCGCAATGCGCGGCAAGTAGCATGCGACGACATCTGGGATTTACAGGTCAGTCCGGTAGAATCGAACAGACCTGATTCCCTGCCGCCGGAGCGCCATCTGTTCACGACCATCCACACGCTTGCCGTAACGTTGCTGCTGCAGCAGCGCGGGTTGCAACACTATTTAAGCTCGCACTACTACGGCAAAAGCGCGGCGACCTTCCGGGGAATGTATCGGTGGAACACCTTCGATATCTGGCTGCTGGTGCCGTACTTCATCGTGATGGTCATCCTGGCGTTCTACGGCATTCACCGGTACCAGCTGGTGTGGCTGTATTACCGCAATAAAAAGAAGGAAGCGACGAGCCTGAATCCGCCGATGCTCTTTGCGGATGCAGACCTACCCTTCGTCACGATCCAGTTGCCGATCTTCAACGAACAATACGTGATCGATCGCCTGGTCGATGCCTGCTGCCGCATTGAATACCCACGCGACCGCTTTGAGATCCAGGTACTGGACGATTCGACGGACGAGACGCACCAAGTGGCGGGAGAGAT is a genomic window containing:
- the aroE gene encoding shikimate dehydrogenase, coding for MAAPFDTAENTRTATIPASAGHVCVAVSGDEMIALAADTVRTNPFVEFRLDSVADPAAMLPALRQFLFGNRRATVVATCRRTAFGGDFEGTAEEQIAILREAALAGCSLVDMEVETAEELGDASLQAMRGAGAAVILSWHDFTSTPALEPVLDRMRPFAPDMYKIVPTAQTLHDALTLIDLLEKHGGNGDLVAMSMGFKGVLTRVLGPRFGSVFTFASADGHGGTAPGQVSLSVLRDLYRVEKISSETAIYAVAGQPITGSMSPRMHNTALADADMDAVYLPLETSDAAELHDVVVRLDIHGLSITMPLKEAVMPLLAFRDTTVEQAGACNTLLRHRDGKLAGFNTDVGGIVGPLARRIQLEGARILVLGAGGAARAAVFGLKERGAEVWLLNRTTSRAEMLGAESGSHVQTRETLAQTHFDAIINSTPYGMRSQTLDAPITEAEMNCRVFFDLVYNPIETPLISAARTRGIDIIPGIAMFVEQGVRQFELWTEHTAPEGEMMRVVREALGA
- a CDS encoding vitamin K epoxide reductase family protein, producing the protein MRALRLLIALLALGGLVVSVLALRVHLQDPGAAPPCAVSEHWDCGAVNHSRFAVFPPRGFDEDLNSKGHLPVAVGGIAGYAAIVLLALFKLDFLTFEVSQIGFFLALILTFLEKYILEKWCIYCVWSQCILAVLLLLSSLNLWMSRKRDAREGLHIRAI
- a CDS encoding DUF3565 domain-containing protein; this translates as MSKPILQPITGFHKDTHGHWVAELACGHAQHVRHDPPWQLRPWVLTQEGRAGMLGYRLGCVACVADSLA
- a CDS encoding GAF domain-containing protein; this translates as MVENASFTEETGLEVFDLIGNAEFEARRIQGRDDARQVLGLQRLSRAFVENPETILQELVHVAVELCGADSAGISVEREGGTKDNYYHWIAAEGVYAGFLDAMLPQYPSACGICLERGQPQLFRVGKRFFDILGVEAPPVTDGLLLPWHTEDTRGTIYVMAHRRTEAFDRNDLRVMTTLADFAAMAHRHQRQQTKLLQQARRAAAASMADGLAHKINNPLQSLTNLVFLAQQEGDEVGARELAEQLMPDLQRLTGLVSQLLAVPSAAIARYASESATQATQPSL
- the mqnC gene encoding cyclic dehypoxanthinyl futalosine synthase, translated to MGITRQQALDCFASDDLIGIGMEADAVRRRLHPEGVVSYIIDRNINYTNFCTEYCTFCAFYRPLKGKLAAEGYILDFETIYDKIRETEEMGGTGVLMQGGIHPDLKIEWFESLFRGIKERFPNIWLHCLSASEILAIAEYSEISLRDTIMRLRDAGLQSIPGGGAEILDDDVRKRIARLKCRTQDWVDVHRTAHELGMRTTATMMFGVGETMEQRVNHFEVVKQLQEETGGFTAFIPWSFQPGHTALGGRGWDEATSVEYLKTLAISRMYLDNIENVQSSWVTQGLKVLQMGLRFGGNDVGSVMLEENVVKAAGTANCTTEEELRRIIRDAGFKPAQRDTLYRTMFLN
- a CDS encoding VOC family protein — protein: MIDRIDHLVLTVADIPATVSFYKRALEFEAVEKDGRWSLKFGQQKINLHQVGHTFDPKAARPTPGSSDLCFIAAVPLEVVQQRFAIAGIEVVEGPVSRNGALGPMKSIYFRDPDGNLVEVAQYA
- a CDS encoding aminopeptidase P N-terminal domain-containing protein, whose protein sequence is MRCSSLLLPALLGLFSLAAPALEKPSAEELHARRVALASKLNGGVAMFFAAEEPLLDFTPFRQDSSFYYLTGWTEPGAALLIEAALPEAGNATTGVQPAEAYREILFLPTRNLRMEGYTGRKLDNTDPNAAKAAGVDEVRPMSQLVAELDRVTHGDVQHNYGRRAGLIYGDPTVPQATATMTLLSQSLGMGTTLPLHDVLSPLMLERQTKSAFELGLLQKAADASVAAHREAMKNIKPNLGENVIEGQFYAKVRAQGCERTSYASIVGSGPFSTQLHYSDDNRVMRKGDLVVIDAGCEYSMYAADITRTMPVDGHFTARQREIYNIVLGAQQAAQAAFVSGKSTPGTLAQRTGPDNTSLDRAAFEYINTHGKDLNGEPLGKYFIHGLGHSVGIDVHDGMLGAKVLGPGDVITIEPGIYIPEENLGVRIEDTFYVDANGKLVNMSANLPHTPEEVEAAMRGK